From the genome of Gemmatimonadales bacterium, one region includes:
- a CDS encoding galactokinase family protein codes for MRLATSLYAASFGSRPGAAASAPGRLNLLGEHTEYNGGVVLPIALERRTAVAVAPARDWAVVSQLDRIPLEIDVPQALRGDWTDYLVGVVRELEAIGAAPLGARVAVASTLPVGAGLSSSAALTVAAARALSQLAGRRLAPAQLLEIAYRAEHDQLGVRRGRMDQTIAALGMRGTALLVELGVGTVVRLPFPGRLWVVETGVSHPPPGDELINQRRRECEEALAFCREWRLGLPHLAQLAPGDLEEVERRLPPPLIPRVRYVVTETARTRAAASALAAGDLPGIGRLMVQGHESLRVDYQYSVPEADLIVQSAVAHGACGARLSGAGWGGAVTVLAPEERAARIMAEVGRDYADRFGRVPDMWSSRAAAGVRREALPAMVG; via the coding sequence GTGAGACTCGCAACTTCGCTCTATGCCGCGAGCTTTGGAAGCCGTCCCGGGGCCGCCGCGTCTGCGCCGGGGCGGCTGAATCTGCTGGGGGAGCATACTGAGTACAACGGCGGAGTGGTCCTGCCGATCGCGCTGGAGCGGCGGACGGCGGTGGCGGTGGCGCCGGCGCGCGACTGGGCGGTAGTATCTCAGCTCGATCGCATCCCCCTCGAGATCGATGTCCCCCAGGCGCTGCGGGGCGACTGGACCGACTACCTGGTCGGCGTCGTGCGGGAGCTGGAGGCGATCGGCGCGGCGCCGCTGGGCGCGCGGGTGGCGGTAGCCAGCACGTTGCCGGTCGGCGCGGGCCTCTCTTCGTCGGCCGCGCTCACCGTGGCAGCGGCGCGGGCGCTGAGCCAGTTGGCGGGGCGCCGACTCGCGCCCGCGCAGCTGCTCGAGATCGCTTACCGGGCGGAGCACGACCAGCTGGGGGTTCGCCGTGGACGGATGGACCAGACCATCGCCGCGCTGGGCATGCGGGGAACGGCGCTGCTGGTCGAGCTCGGCGTCGGCACCGTCGTCAGATTGCCGTTCCCGGGGCGGCTCTGGGTCGTAGAGACCGGCGTCTCCCACCCGCCGCCCGGGGACGAGCTCATCAACCAGCGGCGCCGTGAATGCGAGGAGGCGCTGGCGTTCTGCCGTGAGTGGCGGCTGGGGCTGCCTCACCTGGCGCAGCTCGCGCCGGGGGACCTGGAGGAGGTGGAACGCAGGCTGCCGCCGCCGCTGATCCCGCGGGTGCGGTATGTCGTGACCGAGACCGCACGGACCCGGGCGGCGGCCTCGGCACTCGCGGCGGGCGATCTGCCGGGCATCGGGCGGCTGATGGTCCAAGGCCACGAGTCGCTGCGGGTGGACTACCAGTACAGCGTGCCGGAAGCCGACCTGATCGTCCAGTCGGCCGTGGCGCACGGGGCCTGCGGCGCTCGGCTCAGCGGGGCAGGGTGGGGCGGGGCGGTTACAGTCCTGGCCCCCGAGGAGCGGGCCGCGCGGATCATGGCTGAGGTGGGCCGGGACTACGCGGACCGGTTCGGGCGGGTGCCGGACATGTGGAGCAGCCGTGCGGCGGCCGGGGTGCGGCGGGAGGCGTTGCCGGCGATGGTGGGATAG
- a CDS encoding cupin domain-containing protein — protein MKAWLGALGVLAVLGGCNRRHGEEVTRSGTDTIIRSSTVKDTTVVHADTSIDVDTVHKTNHIAGAGDSVGGKALEWGPQPPGLPAGARVAVVRGDPSKAGPFTIRVDLPDGYQIKPHWHPTAERLSVVEGSLLMGDGRAWSDKSMRPLQPGQVASLAARHPHYVEANGQTMVEIRSTGPFEITYVNADDDPRKAPIQ, from the coding sequence ATGAAAGCGTGGCTCGGAGCACTCGGCGTGCTCGCGGTGTTGGGGGGATGCAACCGGCGGCACGGTGAGGAAGTGACCCGCTCAGGTACCGACACCATCATCCGGAGCTCGACCGTCAAGGATACCACGGTCGTGCATGCGGACACCTCGATTGATGTCGACACCGTTCATAAGACGAACCACATCGCGGGCGCCGGGGACAGCGTCGGGGGGAAGGCACTCGAGTGGGGTCCGCAGCCGCCTGGCCTTCCGGCGGGAGCCCGAGTGGCCGTGGTTCGGGGCGATCCATCGAAGGCCGGACCCTTCACCATCCGAGTCGATCTGCCCGATGGTTATCAGATCAAGCCACACTGGCATCCGACCGCTGAGCGGCTCAGTGTCGTGGAGGGGAGCTTGCTCATGGGCGATGGGCGGGCATGGAGTGACAAGAGCATGCGGCCCTTGCAGCCTGGTCAGGTGGCCTCGTTGGCGGCACGTCACCCGCATTACGTGGAAGCCAACGGTCAGACCATGGTCGAGATCCGGAGCACGGGGCCGTTCGAGATCACCTACGTGAATGCGGACGACGACCCGCGGAAGGCACCGATACAATAA